A region of the Apium graveolens cultivar Ventura chromosome 6, ASM990537v1, whole genome shotgun sequence genome:
ttgacatttttacagactttaaatgttacaagtataaaatacaaattaagataacaatacaacttacttggggttgacaaaatgtcttagtttTGTTAAAGTACAAGCATGTCTCTTACAACAATAAACGGGCACATCGTCAGCTACAAAATGACTTGGTTGAGTATATCTCGCAGTTCCACAAAAatctttaatttttttattgTAACGTTTAAAATTTAATGTTTTTTTGTATGCTATTTTTTTTTCATGGTTTTTTAATAATATGATGCATTTTAATTATCGGGACATATTTtgtaatttaataatattttttaaaaaatttaatcaCTTTAATTTAATTATTACAATTTTAACATTAATAaagtaaattaaaaattaaattataaatatcattttactaaatatatataataatattagaGGTCCTACAAAATGTGGAAAACGGGATTTGTATTGGATGGGTTGGGGTTCTTTTTTCCACAAACCCACTTCGGGGTGACGTGACAATTTATGTCAGTGGGGCCGGGGAAGTAACCCCACCACTGCATACCAACCACTGCATATGCTCTTAGAGCAACTCCAGCGCTCCAACCTAGTTTTTTAAAATATTGACCCCACATTCACTCCACACAAGTTAAAGTTGCCCACAAATTAAAGCTGGACAAATGACTTCAACCCAACTGAGTAATTTTCCTTTTTTAGTATTATTTTTAACACACCGAAGGATAAAAAACATTAATAAtcttatatataatatacattGATATTCGTGCTATGTAGTTGGCCCGAAGTGTTCATTTACCCAGATTTTTATTCTCCTCCAGTGCTAAGCAAGCAACCCAGGTTGCTCTGACCGAGGTGGGAATTGGCTAAAAAAAATGCACCGCTGTAGGTATTCTTAAACCTCAATTTTTGGGAACTTGGGTCGCGCCAGATTACGAATGTAAATTATGAAGCATTAGAGCATCAGCAGCACATAAACATTTGCTGCCCACTTCCCACCTTGGGAAGAGTAATACTGACATGGGCAAAAAAAATGTGGCCACATGCATTGTGCAGTTACTGGAAAAGTGGGTACCGACCACTTTGGTGGCCATGGCCAACTTAAGCAACACAACTCCCAAGACGCATGCTGTCTCCTTCTTTTCACTATTGCATCAGCTTTAATTATGTCATATTGCCATTTAgcttaaaataaaaatataactgTTTGAATtgtaacggttaattttatattTGTTATAATATTTAGCCTATAAATAGATTAACATTTTAATTCATTTCATACAAACTGCTTCATCTTTCTAATCTTTCTCTCAACAATTTTTCTATTTCCAAATTATGAATTTCAATAATTATCAACCTCAAAATTCACAAAATTCAAAACCCAATTCTTAACCTCCAAATTTAAATTTTCCATATCAATTTTCAAATCCATATTTTCCATTTGTTCAAAATGCTAGTATGGAAAACACTCAATTTTTAAACATGCAAAATCAAAATCTCAATTCCCAAGTTCCTTCATTTCCATTCCCAAATAATTCATTTTCATATACTCAAAATTCTCAAATTTATCCATTTCCGCATGTCCAAAATTTTACAACATCACACCCACAATTTGGAAACGATCAGACACCAATTAATGTTCAAGATTCTCCACATTCACAATTTTCTGGTTTTAATAGTAGAGAAGTCATCGATTTAAACGATAATATCGTTGAAGTTGAAAAGATACGAGAAAGTGGTGTTCAATGGAAATGTGAAGAAGATAAGTTTTTAATTAGTGCTTGGTTGAACGCCTCAATTGATCCACTAATTGGTACCGATCAAAATGGTGAAACCTTTTGGGAACGGATTCATCAATATTGTGAAGAAAACAATCCTGGTCTTATCAAAAGAGGCGCTATGGCTATAAAAAAAGATGGCTACGAATAAATGAAGAGGCTCTAAAATATGGAGCATGTTTCGAGCAAGCATAAAAAAAGATTGGAAGTGGCTCAAACATGGACAATATAATAGAGGAAGCTCATGTTGAACATAAAACTCGTTATGGCAAGAAATGTAACTTTGATAAGTATTGGAGTGAGCTTCGGAGGCAACCAAAATGGAGACCTCCGACAACAAATAGTGGGAGTACAAAGAGAACTAAATTAAGTGATTCTGGAGCTTATTCGTCATCAGCTAACAATGAAACACCAAATGACGATAATATTGTGGAATCTCTGGTTCGTCCAAAAGGTGCAAAAGCAGCCAAGAGGAAAGGAAAGGGAAAGAAGAAAGTCATGGATGTGGATGCTGCACGCTATGAAGAAATGACATCCGTTCAATGTAGGAGGTTAGCTCTTTTGGAAGAATTTAATAAAAACCATGAAAAAGAGATGGCAAATAAGGAAAGGGAGATAGAAGCTAACATCATTAAGGCAGACACAAGTTTAATGACCGAAGCTCAGCGTGAAGTGCACACGGAGATGGTTGATGAAATACGAAGGAAAAGAGCCAATAAAACCTATTAGTATTTGATTGTAGTTTTTGGCTTGTAGTGTGTGGATTTTAGTATTTGGTTTGTATTGTTTGGCTTGTAGTGTTTGAATTTTAGTTGTTGTCAACTAGCCGTTGTAATGTTGTTCTTGTTTGAAGGTCAGTAGAATAAATTCATTTTAGACTCTATATAAGATCATCACTATAGAGATGTCTTTTACATATCTTGTtatcagcaaaatatcagatatgacaaatcattttgatatatatacAGAGAGTTTGTTAAGGAGATGTTCACTGAAGACGATGATGAATACGAGAAATATCgacttcatcttttcaacaaACTTCACAGGGAAGGTTCTACATCAACACCTCGTAGAACGATATACAGAGACCGTGAAGCAGGCCATGAACGTCTAGTGAAAGATTATTTTGCAGAAAATCCAGTGTATACTCCGGAAACATTTCGTAGAAGGTTTCGAATGGGGAGACATGTATTTCTTCACATTGTTGATGCGCTCTCAAATTTCGATCCATATTTTCCAACAAAGGATTGATGTATTGGGAAGAAAAGGTTTATCACCTCTACAAAAATGCACTGCCGTCATGCGTATGTTGGCAAATGGAGTCACTGCTGATGCTGTCGATGACTATGTTCGTATAGGTGAGTCAACTGCCATTGAATGCTTGAAAAAATTTGTCACTGATGTTATTTTGGTGTTTGAAAATGAATACTTGCGAAAACCAAATTCAAATGATGTTCAACGTTTATTAGAGATGGGAGAGGCCCGTTGCTTTCCCGATATGAT
Encoded here:
- the LOC141666358 gene encoding uncharacterized protein LOC141666358, producing MDNIIEEAHVEHKTRYGKKCNFDKYWSELRRQPKWRPPTTNSGSTKRTKLSDSGAYSSSANNETPNDDNIVESLVRPKGAKAAKRKGKGKKKVMDVDAARYEEMTSVQCRRLALLEEFNKNHEKEMANKEREIEANIIKADTSLMTEAQREVHTEMVDEIRRKRANKTY